Proteins encoded in a region of the uncultured Erythrobacter sp. genome:
- a CDS encoding VacJ family lipoprotein encodes MPGLPLVVITSPLLMGQPAAHIAAAPIAHLPEVSVASRQIDTPQTTLISSNWSLIAVQGTTSGLPAGEDQPEVDTWEDEPMNEIVVQGAYGPAEGDPMERMNADTFRITQDVDRAVVAPLAYAYEDGLPGPLRDGLHNAVRNLSEPSNALNFLLQLKVGKAFETLGRFAINSTLGIGGLFDIAGEPGIGLPYRRNGFANTLGYYGVGSGPYLVLPLAGSTSVRDVIGNGLDGLLLPTVVGGPFRDPAVGIPLFTVSSLQSRLEIDEQLERINSSDDPYATMRDGYLAQRKATIQEFRDGSPLQGIPDADRPDGERLMSLANDPAPDLDETNVQDQGADRITNLDTGGLRYAPGEIVLVQTRKSHPTR; translated from the coding sequence ATGCCTGGTCTTCCGTTGGTTGTCATAACATCGCCGCTGTTGATGGGCCAGCCAGCTGCACATATCGCAGCAGCTCCGATTGCGCACCTGCCCGAAGTTTCGGTCGCATCGCGTCAGATCGACACACCGCAGACTACGCTGATCTCGTCGAACTGGTCGCTGATCGCCGTTCAGGGCACCACTTCGGGACTTCCCGCAGGCGAGGATCAGCCTGAAGTTGATACTTGGGAAGACGAACCCATGAATGAGATCGTCGTTCAGGGCGCCTACGGCCCTGCCGAAGGCGATCCGATGGAGCGGATGAATGCCGATACATTCCGCATCACTCAGGACGTCGACAGAGCGGTTGTTGCCCCCCTGGCTTATGCGTACGAAGACGGCCTGCCGGGGCCTTTGCGCGACGGATTGCACAATGCCGTGCGCAATCTAAGCGAACCGAGCAATGCGCTAAACTTCCTGCTTCAACTCAAGGTCGGTAAGGCGTTCGAGACTCTGGGGCGGTTTGCGATCAATTCGACCCTTGGAATCGGCGGCCTGTTCGACATTGCCGGTGAGCCTGGAATCGGTCTGCCGTATCGCCGAAACGGGTTTGCCAACACGTTGGGATATTACGGGGTCGGGTCGGGCCCTTATCTCGTGCTGCCGCTTGCAGGGTCGACCAGCGTTCGCGATGTGATTGGAAACGGTCTCGACGGTCTTCTGCTTCCGACTGTGGTTGGCGGGCCATTCCGCGATCCGGCGGTCGGCATTCCGTTATTTACAGTAAGCTCGCTGCAATCCCGGCTTGAGATCGACGAGCAGCTGGAACGGATCAACTCGTCGGATGACCCCTACGCCACAATGCGCGACGGATATCTCGCTCAGCGCAAAGCCACTATCCAGGAATTCCGCGATGGATCGCCGTTGCAGGGTATCCCTGACGCAGATCGGCCCGATGGCGAACGGTTGATGTCGCTGGCGAACGATCCGGCACCGGACCTTGATGAAACAAACGTTCAGGACCAAGGCGCGGACCGCATCACCAACCTAGATACAGGCGGTCTTCGATATGCCCCGGGTGAGATCGTCCTGGTGCAGACTCGCAAGAGCCACCCGACGCGCTAG
- a CDS encoding crotonase/enoyl-CoA hydratase family protein, with the protein MPLLSINRAGSIATITIDRADTMNPLGAPGDGDEFARVCTEINRDLETRCVILTGAGRAFSAGGDIKAMRDKTGTFGGNPPAISDGYRDNIHQMLRALYGLRVPVIAAINGPAIGLGCDVACLADIRIASDKAMFGVTFLKLGIIPGDGGTWILPRVIGQSRAAELFYTGDVIDAATAQDWGLVSRVVPHDDLLAEAQTLASKIAAMPPHGLRQAKNLLRQGQQVSYDTALEMAANTQAMMHMTQDHAEGVAALIEKRPPTFKGE; encoded by the coding sequence ATGCCATTACTTTCGATCAACCGTGCCGGATCCATCGCCACGATCACCATCGACCGCGCGGATACGATGAACCCGCTCGGTGCTCCCGGCGATGGCGACGAGTTTGCGCGCGTCTGTACCGAGATCAATCGCGATCTCGAAACGCGCTGCGTTATCCTGACCGGAGCCGGACGAGCATTCAGCGCAGGCGGCGATATCAAGGCTATGCGCGACAAGACCGGTACGTTTGGCGGCAATCCGCCTGCGATCTCGGACGGGTACCGCGACAACATCCATCAGATGCTGCGCGCGCTGTATGGGCTGCGCGTGCCGGTGATTGCGGCGATCAATGGGCCAGCGATCGGGTTGGGCTGCGATGTGGCCTGTCTCGCCGATATTCGCATCGCTTCGGACAAAGCGATGTTCGGCGTTACCTTCCTCAAGCTTGGGATCATCCCCGGAGATGGCGGAACCTGGATTCTGCCGCGCGTAATTGGTCAGAGCCGCGCAGCGGAGCTGTTCTACACCGGCGATGTGATCGACGCCGCAACAGCGCAGGATTGGGGGCTGGTCAGCCGGGTCGTGCCGCATGACGATTTGCTTGCCGAAGCCCAAACACTCGCCAGCAAGATCGCCGCGATGCCTCCGCATGGGTTGCGACAGGCCAAGAACCTGCTGCGTCAGGGCCAGCAGGTCAGTTACGACACGGCGCTCGAAATGGCGGCCAACACACAGGCGATGATGCACATGACGCAGGATCATGCCGAAGGCGTCGCCGCGCTGATCGAAAAGCGCCCGCCGACCTTCAAGGGCGAATAG
- a CDS encoding alpha/beta hydrolase, which produces MRLLFNALVFVATLYVVLLVVLWSFQSRFIYPAPQTPAPLTPGYSEVQLETSDGLSLRSFYREAADGLPTVVYFHGNGGTLAEASISNIGLTEAGFGSLLVEYRGYGGNSGDPSEQGFYRDGEAAMAWLSDKQIAREETIIIGNSIGSGVATEMALRHDPAALILVAPFTSLPEAAQSNLWWLPARMLVRDQYRNAEKIDDLDMPILIQHGDADTLIPFEQGRTLSQKADNAVFQPYEGSGHSLTFEPRSQVARRDWILALWQERGG; this is translated from the coding sequence ATGAGGCTGCTGTTCAACGCGCTGGTCTTCGTCGCGACCCTCTATGTCGTACTGCTGGTCGTGCTCTGGTCGTTTCAGTCACGCTTTATCTATCCCGCGCCGCAAACGCCCGCGCCACTGACGCCGGGCTATTCGGAAGTGCAGCTCGAAACCTCCGACGGATTGAGCCTGCGTTCGTTCTATCGGGAAGCAGCCGATGGCCTGCCCACTGTCGTCTATTTCCATGGCAATGGCGGTACGCTTGCCGAGGCCAGCATTTCGAACATCGGACTGACGGAGGCTGGATTCGGCAGCTTGCTGGTCGAGTATCGAGGCTATGGCGGCAATTCGGGCGACCCTTCCGAGCAAGGCTTCTACCGCGATGGCGAAGCGGCGATGGCGTGGCTCTCCGACAAGCAAATCGCGCGCGAAGAAACGATCATCATCGGCAATTCAATTGGAAGCGGCGTGGCGACCGAGATGGCGCTGCGTCACGATCCCGCCGCGCTGATCCTTGTCGCTCCTTTTACTTCTCTCCCCGAAGCGGCGCAAAGCAATCTGTGGTGGCTGCCGGCGAGGATGTTGGTTCGCGATCAATATCGCAACGCTGAGAAGATCGACGACCTCGACATGCCGATCCTGATCCAACACGGCGATGCGGACACGTTGATCCCGTTCGAACAGGGAAGGACGCTAAGTCAGAAGGCAGATAACGCCGTCTTTCAGCCATACGAGGGATCAGGGCATAGTCTGACCTTCGAACCGCGTTCGCAAGTTGCGCGGCGCGACTGGATACTTGCGCTGTGGCAGGAGCGGGGCGGCTAG
- a CDS encoding NnrU family protein: MDGALIELILANAAFVGTHFAMSHPLRAPLVKMLGEVGFQIAYSLVSIATLAWIYFAFTAAPPADLPGSGDIGWGIATLLTLPAMVLFAGSMAGNPALGLPGSEDMARAEPKGAFRVTRHPMMWSFALWALSHMVLFWSMRTMITAFAMGFLALVGAHMQDRKKEVLMGDAWETWESNTSFWPRLGSLFGVGTGPWAIGLILFVFLSWLHLPIGGIAAGIWRWF; this comes from the coding sequence ATGGACGGGGCACTTATCGAACTTATCTTGGCCAATGCGGCCTTTGTCGGAACCCACTTTGCGATGTCGCATCCGCTGCGTGCGCCGTTGGTAAAGATGCTCGGCGAGGTCGGTTTCCAGATCGCCTATTCGCTGGTCAGCATCGCCACGCTCGCTTGGATCTATTTCGCCTTCACAGCCGCTCCGCCCGCCGATCTGCCCGGGAGCGGTGATATCGGATGGGGTATCGCCACCCTTTTGACATTGCCCGCGATGGTGCTGTTCGCCGGATCGATGGCGGGAAATCCAGCGCTCGGATTGCCCGGATCGGAAGACATGGCCCGGGCCGAGCCCAAGGGTGCATTCCGCGTCACGCGCCACCCGATGATGTGGAGCTTCGCGCTTTGGGCGCTTTCGCACATGGTGCTGTTCTGGAGCATGCGGACGATGATCACTGCGTTCGCCATGGGCTTTCTCGCTCTGGTCGGAGCGCACATGCAGGACCGCAAGAAAGAGGTACTCATGGGCGATGCATGGGAGACCTGGGAGAGCAACACGAGCTTTTGGCCACGTCTCGGATCGCTTTTCGGAGTTGGCACAGGACCGTGGGCGATCGGGCTGATCCTGTTCGTCTTCCTCAGCTGGCTACACCTGCCAATTGGCGGCATCGCGGCCGGTATCTGGCGCTGGTTCTAG
- a CDS encoding PaaI family thioesterase gives MSNSRFDSPEASLEYMRKVAVKGSGFTNWLQVEPLKVWQGESELLLELRAEMTQHHGFAHGAIVGLMADNACAWAGASVVGDVVTGGYTINFLRPAQGKRLRAKGNVIKPGKRQVIVRADVWAEGGESDPVHVATAQATIIPTGLAS, from the coding sequence ATGAGCAATTCCCGGTTTGATTCTCCCGAAGCGTCTCTCGAATATATGCGGAAAGTCGCAGTGAAGGGCTCTGGCTTCACCAACTGGCTGCAAGTCGAGCCGCTGAAGGTCTGGCAGGGCGAATCCGAACTGCTCCTCGAGTTGCGAGCGGAGATGACTCAGCACCACGGATTTGCACACGGGGCGATCGTCGGGCTGATGGCGGACAATGCCTGCGCTTGGGCCGGTGCGTCGGTCGTTGGTGACGTCGTGACTGGCGGATACACGATCAACTTTCTGCGCCCGGCACAGGGCAAGCGCCTGCGCGCAAAGGGAAATGTGATCAAACCCGGCAAACGACAGGTCATCGTTCGCGCCGATGTTTGGGCGGAAGGTGGCGAGTCCGATCCGGTCCATGTCGCCACCGCGCAAGCGACCATCATTCCCACCGGGCTGGCTTCCTGA
- a CDS encoding helix-turn-helix domain-containing protein: MKSYRPSRSPCPIGRTARLLGDRWVILILREAFLGVDRFEQFVDRLGINRAALTSRLAILQEAGLLVREPPEGKRARYVLTDSAHALVPLYREMAEWGSKHLFEEGETRGQWPAT; this comes from the coding sequence ATGAAAAGCTATCGCCCTTCGCGTTCCCCCTGCCCGATTGGCCGCACCGCGCGGCTGCTTGGCGATCGCTGGGTTATCCTGATCTTGCGGGAGGCGTTCTTGGGCGTGGACCGGTTCGAGCAGTTCGTCGATCGGCTAGGGATCAACCGCGCAGCGCTGACGTCACGCTTGGCAATTTTGCAGGAAGCAGGTTTGCTGGTGCGCGAACCGCCCGAGGGCAAACGCGCGCGCTATGTGTTGACCGACAGCGCGCACGCATTGGTGCCGCTCTATCGCGAGATGGCGGAATGGGGTTCAAAGCACCTTTTCGAAGAGGGCGAGACACGCGGCCAGTGGCCGGCGACTTAA
- a CDS encoding amidohydrolase family protein, giving the protein MKTLLTLAVSAFALAATPAAAQDFVIANATVVKGDGSEPIENGAVIVEDGKVIFAGASAGQSFETDMVLDVNGAFVTPGLFATITTLGIWDVSAVRDSNDTRAGGSPFSAALDAAPIVNPSSQHILVHRAAGITRAATTTLPSGSIFAGQGAIIDLDSDASPIMQARAFQMVDLGESGARIAGGSRASTHTLFRAALREAQALIGANGTPQTTEITKGEDVMLSRFDAEALVPVVRGRQKLYVSVERAADIRVVIGLKREFSQLDLVIVGASEGWLVANELAASGIPVIADGLDDLPAGFDELAATQSNIGRMAKAGVKVAINAASMEDPRRLQQHAGNLVALTKVPGADGLSWGKAFAAISSIPADISGMGGRVGVLAPGAVGDVVIWDGDPLEVGSVPTRVYIGGVEQPLGSHQSRLKERYRDLDESDLPKAYDW; this is encoded by the coding sequence ATGAAGACGCTTCTCACACTCGCAGTCTCCGCCTTTGCTCTCGCCGCCACACCCGCCGCTGCGCAGGACTTCGTCATAGCCAATGCGACCGTGGTCAAAGGAGACGGCAGCGAACCGATCGAGAACGGTGCTGTCATAGTTGAAGATGGCAAAGTGATCTTCGCCGGCGCGAGCGCTGGACAGTCGTTTGAGACAGATATGGTGCTGGACGTGAATGGAGCCTTCGTGACTCCCGGCCTGTTCGCCACCATCACTACCCTCGGCATCTGGGACGTTAGCGCGGTACGCGATTCGAATGACACCCGCGCAGGCGGATCGCCGTTCAGCGCAGCGCTGGACGCCGCGCCGATCGTCAATCCCAGCTCACAGCACATTCTCGTGCACCGCGCCGCTGGGATCACCCGCGCTGCGACGACGACGCTGCCTTCGGGTTCGATCTTCGCCGGACAGGGCGCTATTATCGATCTCGATTCGGACGCTAGCCCGATTATGCAAGCCCGCGCGTTCCAGATGGTCGATCTGGGCGAAAGTGGTGCCCGGATTGCAGGCGGAAGCCGGGCTTCAACGCACACCTTGTTCCGCGCGGCTCTGCGCGAGGCGCAAGCGCTGATCGGAGCAAACGGCACACCGCAAACGACCGAGATCACAAAGGGCGAGGACGTCATGCTGAGCCGCTTCGATGCGGAGGCACTCGTGCCGGTCGTGCGAGGCAGGCAGAAGCTTTACGTTTCGGTAGAGCGTGCGGCGGATATCCGCGTCGTTATCGGCCTCAAGCGTGAATTCTCACAGCTCGATCTGGTTATCGTTGGCGCCAGCGAAGGCTGGTTGGTCGCGAATGAACTTGCCGCATCCGGCATTCCGGTGATCGCCGACGGTCTCGATGATCTGCCAGCAGGCTTCGATGAACTCGCGGCGACCCAAAGCAATATCGGCCGAATGGCCAAGGCCGGAGTGAAAGTCGCGATCAACGCCGCTTCGATGGAAGATCCTCGCCGATTGCAGCAGCACGCTGGTAATCTGGTTGCGCTGACCAAGGTGCCCGGCGCCGACGGGCTGAGCTGGGGCAAGGCTTTTGCTGCGATCAGCTCGATTCCAGCGGATATCAGCGGAATGGGCGGACGCGTGGGCGTGCTCGCTCCGGGCGCAGTAGGCGATGTGGTGATCTGGGATGGCGACCCGCTTGAAGTCGGCTCGGTGCCGACAAGGGTCTATATCGGCGGTGTCGAACAACCTCTTGGCAGCCACCAGAGCCGTCTGAAAGAGCGCTATCGGGACCTCGATGAAAGCGACTTGCCCAAGGCTTACGATTGGTAA
- a CDS encoding amidohydrolase, whose product MSLSGFARARFAALTVLGSAFALAACTTTGSANSASSSASSDDDEPRFAALTEAEGPFPSTYSAYPGVETLIIPATVYDGAGGRIDNGWVHFRGGKIVAVGGPTTAPPDVANVIDGSDKFVTPGIIDIHSHLGDYPSPSVQAHSDGNEATSPTTPDVWAEHSVWPQDPGFSRAMANGGITALQILPGSANLMGGRSVTLKNVPSRTVQGMKFPGAPYGFKMACGENPKRVYGGRGRKPSTRMGNFAVNRQTWYDAIDYANKDESDRKRDLGKETLAGVLAGDILVHNHCYRADEMALVMDMAKEVGYKVTAFHHAVEAYKIGDLLRENDVCSAIWADWYGFKMEAYDGILENAALLQKEGACVVIHSDSDNDIQRLNQEAAKARKAGLRMGIEISDATAIQWITLNAAKAMGIADMTGSLEPGKMADVVLWNGDPLSVYSRPEKVWIDGALMFDAMDRKRRPVSDFELGQPGEGDVK is encoded by the coding sequence ATGTCGCTTTCTGGTTTCGCTCGCGCACGGTTTGCTGCGCTGACTGTCTTGGGAAGCGCATTTGCGCTTGCCGCTTGCACCACCACCGGCTCGGCCAATTCTGCCAGTAGTAGCGCCAGCAGCGATGATGATGAGCCGCGCTTTGCGGCCTTGACCGAAGCCGAAGGCCCTTTCCCCTCTACCTACTCCGCCTATCCCGGCGTCGAGACGCTGATCATCCCGGCCACCGTCTATGACGGGGCTGGCGGCAGGATCGACAATGGCTGGGTGCATTTTCGCGGTGGCAAAATCGTCGCGGTTGGCGGTCCGACCACCGCGCCGCCAGACGTCGCCAATGTGATCGACGGCAGCGACAAGTTCGTCACACCGGGCATCATCGATATCCATTCACACCTTGGCGATTATCCAAGCCCTTCGGTGCAGGCGCATTCCGATGGCAACGAAGCAACAAGTCCAACCACGCCAGATGTCTGGGCCGAGCATTCGGTCTGGCCGCAGGATCCCGGTTTCAGCCGGGCGATGGCCAATGGCGGCATCACTGCCCTGCAAATCCTGCCCGGCTCCGCGAACCTGATGGGCGGACGCTCGGTAACGCTCAAGAATGTGCCAAGCCGCACGGTCCAGGGCATGAAGTTCCCCGGTGCGCCTTACGGCTTCAAGATGGCCTGCGGTGAGAATCCGAAGCGGGTCTATGGCGGACGCGGGCGCAAGCCCTCGACCCGGATGGGCAACTTCGCCGTGAACCGCCAGACCTGGTACGACGCGATCGACTACGCCAACAAGGACGAATCCGATCGCAAGCGGGACCTTGGCAAGGAGACGCTGGCGGGCGTTTTGGCTGGCGATATCCTGGTTCACAACCATTGCTACCGCGCCGATGAAATGGCGCTGGTCATGGATATGGCCAAAGAGGTCGGGTACAAGGTCACCGCCTTCCACCACGCGGTCGAAGCCTACAAAATCGGCGATCTGCTGCGCGAAAACGACGTGTGCAGCGCGATCTGGGCCGATTGGTATGGCTTCAAGATGGAAGCCTATGACGGCATCTTGGAAAACGCGGCTCTGCTCCAGAAAGAAGGTGCCTGCGTCGTTATCCACTCGGACAGCGACAACGATATCCAGCGCCTCAACCAGGAAGCCGCCAAAGCACGCAAAGCGGGTCTGCGGATGGGGATCGAGATTTCCGATGCCACGGCGATCCAGTGGATTACGCTAAACGCGGCCAAGGCGATGGGCATCGCCGACATGACTGGCAGCCTCGAGCCCGGCAAAATGGCCGACGTGGTGCTGTGGAACGGCGATCCGCTGAGCGTCTATTCGCGGCCGGAGAAAGTCTGGATCGACGGCGCGCTGATGTTCGATGCGATGGATCGCAAACGCCGGCCGGTGAGCGATTTCGAGCTCGGCCAGCCCGGTGAAGGAGACGTGAAATGA
- a CDS encoding GntR family transcriptional regulator — protein MSQSRPVYLKLRDQIAAAIIEGVYPEGKMLPSVRALAAEQGANPLTVAKAYQQFQNDGLVEVQRGVGMYVVDGAAERLRERERDQFLSEEWPEIRSRMKRLGLDLARLLERS, from the coding sequence ATGAGCCAAAGCCGACCCGTATATCTCAAACTGCGCGATCAAATCGCGGCCGCCATCATTGAAGGCGTCTATCCCGAAGGCAAGATGCTGCCTTCGGTCCGCGCGCTTGCTGCCGAACAAGGGGCTAACCCGTTGACAGTGGCCAAGGCGTATCAGCAGTTTCAGAATGATGGTCTGGTCGAGGTCCAGCGCGGCGTCGGCATGTACGTTGTCGATGGCGCGGCAGAGCGCCTGCGAGAACGTGAACGCGATCAGTTCCTCAGCGAAGAATGGCCAGAAATCCGCTCGCGCATGAAGCGGCTTGGCCTTGATCTCGCTCGCCTGCTTGAGCGCAGCTGA
- a CDS encoding integration host factor subunit beta — protein sequence MIRSELLQELHKDNPELRAEEIEQVVDIFFDEIAQRLSEGGRVELRGFGAFSTREREARTGRNPRTGEAVSVPAKRVPYFKAGKEIRRRLNDD from the coding sequence ATGATCAGATCCGAACTGCTGCAGGAACTTCACAAAGACAATCCGGAGTTGCGCGCAGAAGAGATCGAGCAAGTGGTCGATATCTTCTTCGATGAGATCGCGCAGCGATTGTCCGAAGGCGGCCGGGTTGAACTGCGCGGCTTTGGTGCGTTTTCAACACGCGAACGCGAAGCCCGCACTGGTCGTAACCCGCGCACTGGCGAAGCGGTCTCCGTGCCGGCCAAGCGTGTGCCGTACTTCAAGGCGGGCAAGGAAATCCGTCGCCGCTTGAACGACGACTAA
- a CDS encoding cation:proton antiporter, with amino-acid sequence MANEVVETIQPAVVLLGLGIGAALVSRACKLNPIVGYLVLGLSLASLGFADDFSGSVVATLAEAGIMFLLFNLGLHFSLGRIRSEAANIFGFGSLQMLVAGGAFAGLFYAFGLPMEFAVIGGFAMGLSSTAVVIGLVRERAQEDCPVGRAAQSILIFQDIAAILLLVAAGALGTGGAMLPALGAAGAKALVAFAIAVLFARYLTEPLFRLISRAGSSEVYTATALFIALAAGWATGMSGLSLTLGAFLGGMAVADSRYRIMVQTEIDAFRGLFLSFFFISVGLAINPAILVENWLLVIAAATGLIVLKCGLNVLAGLANRWSVPGSIQLGFLLGQGSEFALVLFAMPAVAGLVEPRLISIFVTAIAISLAVTPLVSNLGRKLAGKLRAGPPDEKMAGDDAPVVIIGLSPSGRAVADALAFNNVGYLAVEANPEQFETALADGYQVHQANPADPRSWDALGMGKREVVLVATGNTEISRELTPLVQERLPGITRMIALRGSDAVEEFTDLGMLPVDVTSAHGIELLVDSVFKAINIERKRPVRELTLEEVALEAA; translated from the coding sequence ATGGCGAATGAAGTGGTGGAGACGATCCAGCCAGCGGTGGTCCTGCTGGGCCTCGGCATTGGCGCTGCTCTGGTTTCAAGGGCGTGCAAACTCAATCCGATCGTCGGATATCTGGTCCTAGGTCTCAGCCTGGCCTCGCTCGGCTTTGCCGATGATTTCAGCGGTTCGGTGGTCGCGACGCTCGCCGAGGCGGGGATTATGTTCCTGCTGTTCAATCTCGGCCTGCATTTTTCGCTTGGCCGGATACGGTCCGAAGCGGCGAATATCTTTGGATTTGGCAGCCTGCAGATGCTGGTTGCAGGAGGCGCGTTCGCTGGCCTGTTTTACGCGTTTGGCTTGCCCATGGAATTCGCGGTGATCGGCGGGTTTGCCATGGGGCTGTCATCGACGGCCGTCGTAATCGGCCTTGTGCGTGAGCGCGCGCAAGAGGATTGCCCTGTGGGGCGGGCCGCACAATCGATCCTGATTTTTCAGGACATCGCTGCGATCCTCTTGCTCGTCGCAGCCGGTGCCTTGGGAACGGGCGGAGCCATGCTCCCCGCATTGGGGGCAGCCGGTGCCAAAGCCTTGGTGGCTTTCGCGATTGCAGTCTTGTTTGCGCGTTATCTTACCGAGCCGCTCTTCCGGTTGATTTCGCGGGCAGGCAGCAGCGAGGTTTACACCGCGACCGCCTTGTTCATTGCGCTGGCGGCGGGCTGGGCGACTGGCATGTCGGGCCTTTCCCTGACGCTCGGCGCCTTTCTGGGCGGCATGGCGGTCGCGGATTCGCGCTATCGCATCATGGTCCAGACTGAGATCGACGCATTTCGCGGGCTGTTTCTGAGCTTCTTCTTCATCTCGGTCGGGCTGGCGATCAATCCGGCCATTCTGGTCGAGAACTGGCTCCTGGTGATAGCGGCAGCGACCGGTCTGATTGTGCTCAAATGCGGTCTGAACGTGCTTGCGGGTCTTGCCAATCGTTGGTCGGTGCCAGGCTCGATCCAGCTTGGTTTCCTGCTCGGACAGGGCAGCGAATTTGCTCTGGTCCTGTTCGCGATGCCCGCCGTTGCCGGATTGGTTGAGCCCCGCCTCATTTCCATCTTTGTCACGGCCATCGCAATCAGCCTTGCCGTTACGCCGCTGGTTTCGAACCTAGGGCGCAAGCTTGCAGGCAAATTACGCGCTGGACCGCCCGACGAAAAAATGGCGGGTGACGATGCGCCTGTGGTGATCATCGGGCTCAGCCCGTCAGGGCGCGCGGTGGCAGATGCGCTTGCCTTCAACAATGTCGGCTATCTCGCGGTCGAAGCCAATCCGGAGCAGTTCGAAACGGCGCTTGCCGATGGCTATCAAGTGCATCAGGCGAACCCCGCCGATCCGCGCAGTTGGGACGCGCTGGGAATGGGCAAACGCGAAGTTGTGCTGGTCGCGACCGGCAACACGGAAATCTCGCGCGAACTGACTCCGTTGGTGCAAGAACGCCTGCCCGGGATTACCCGGATGATAGCCTTGCGCGGCTCCGATGCGGTTGAAGAGTTTACCGATCTTGGCATGCTGCCGGTGGATGTCACTTCGGCGCACGGCATTGAACTGCTCGTCGATTCCGTTTTCAAGGCGATCAATATCGAGCGCAAGCGTCCGGTTCGGGAACTCACGCTGGAAGAAGTCGCACTGGAAGCGGCCTGA
- a CDS encoding PilZ domain-containing protein produces the protein MDIAAKSPQSEEELSADAVSGADKRAAPRFTLLIRAAKLIADQGEFVCVIRDVSETGVSVRLFHKLPKSDTFDLELPGGTQYTIRSVWERGNEAGFEFTEPVRVAKLITESGEYPKRGLRLGLCFPITVSTLTQSCEAIVENLSQQGARFSCDGLFAIDQNLRIEGEELNEVRAKVRWRRDQNYGVVFDDTFTLGDFARMAARLQAPALLEE, from the coding sequence ATGGATATTGCAGCGAAGTCACCGCAGTCCGAAGAAGAGCTGTCGGCCGATGCGGTCTCGGGCGCGGATAAGCGTGCCGCGCCGCGCTTCACGCTATTGATCCGCGCTGCCAAGCTGATCGCCGATCAGGGCGAGTTTGTCTGCGTCATACGCGATGTGTCCGAGACAGGCGTCAGCGTCCGGCTGTTTCACAAGCTGCCCAAAAGCGACACTTTCGATCTGGAGCTGCCCGGAGGCACCCAATACACGATCCGCAGCGTGTGGGAGCGCGGGAACGAGGCTGGGTTCGAATTCACAGAGCCGGTCCGGGTTGCAAAGCTGATCACCGAGTCCGGGGAATATCCCAAGCGCGGTTTGCGGCTGGGCCTGTGCTTTCCCATCACCGTCAGCACGCTCACGCAATCCTGTGAAGCGATCGTCGAAAACCTCTCTCAACAAGGTGCGCGGTTCAGCTGTGATGGTCTGTTTGCGATCGATCAGAACCTTCGCATCGAGGGTGAAGAGCTAAACGAAGTACGCGCCAAAGTGCGCTGGCGGCGCGATCAGAATTACGGGGTCGTGTTCGACGACACGTTCACGTTGGGAGATTTTGCGCGGATGGCCGCTCGGTTGCAGGCTCCCGCTCTACTTGAGGAATAA
- the msrB gene encoding peptide-methionine (R)-S-oxide reductase MsrB: MRFAQIHRRKFLAGAAVAVAAPVLAGCGATPAEAKKNFRVTKTPAQWRRKLSRAEYRILREAGTERAFSSPLDKEKRKGTFVCAGCGNRLYSSAHKYDSKTGWPSFYKAIDKGAVGTSTDYKIGYPRTEVHCADCGGHLGHIFGDGPKPTGKRHCINGLAMDFVPA; the protein is encoded by the coding sequence ATGCGCTTCGCACAGATACATCGCAGAAAATTCCTCGCAGGCGCAGCGGTTGCCGTTGCCGCCCCGGTACTTGCCGGTTGCGGTGCGACACCGGCTGAAGCCAAGAAGAACTTCCGCGTTACCAAGACACCGGCCCAGTGGCGGCGCAAACTGTCTCGCGCCGAATATCGCATTCTGCGCGAAGCCGGGACCGAACGTGCCTTCAGCTCACCGCTCGACAAGGAAAAGCGCAAAGGTACCTTTGTGTGTGCAGGCTGCGGCAACAGGCTGTATTCCTCAGCGCACAAATACGACAGTAAGACCGGTTGGCCGAGCTTTTACAAGGCGATCGACAAGGGCGCTGTGGGCACTTCGACCGATTACAAGATCGGCTATCCGCGCACCGAAGTGCACTGCGCCGATTGCGGCGGCCACCTGGGGCACATTTTCGGCGACGGACCAAAACCGACCGGCAAGCGCCATTGTATCAACGGCCTCGCGATGGATTTCGTCCCAGCCTAG